A DNA window from Vigna angularis cultivar LongXiaoDou No.4 chromosome 1, ASM1680809v1, whole genome shotgun sequence contains the following coding sequences:
- the LOC108323719 gene encoding RNA polymerase II C-terminal domain phosphatase-like 4 isoform X1 yields the protein MSAVADSPVHSSSSDDFAAFLDTELGASSPDSSPVKEAENEDDLESVSRIKRRKIESIEETEGSTSEGIIKQNLEASVDVDVCAHPGSFGSMCIRCGQKLDGESGVTFGYIHKGLRLHDEEISRLRNTDMKSLVCRRKLYFVLDLDHTLLNSTHLSHLSPEESHLLNQTDSLEDVSKGSLFKLEHMHMMTKLRPFVRSFLKEASEMFEMYIYTMGDRPYALEMAKLLDPRGEYFNAKVISRDDGTQKHQKGLDVVLGQESAVLILDDTEHAWMKHKDNLILMERYHFFASSCRQFGFNCKSLAELGNDEDETDGALAKILKVLKKVHCTFFDKHQEDLVDRDVRQVLSSVRSEVLGGCVIVFSRIFHGALPSLRKMAEQMGATCLTEVDPSVTHIVATDVGTEKSRWAVKENKFLVHPRWIEAANFFWEKQPEENFIIKIKQ from the exons ATGAGTGCTGTTGCCGATTCTCCTGTGCATTCATCCAGCAGTGATGACTTTGCTGCATTTCTTGATACCGAACTTGGTGCAAGTTCGCCTGATTCCTCACCAGTTAAAGAGGCTGAAAACGAAGATGACCTTGAGAGTGTCAG cAGAATTAAAAGACGcaaaattgaaagcattgaggaAACTGAGGGGTCTACTTCAGAAGGAATCATCAAACAGAATTTAG AGGCATCTGTCGATGTAGATGTATGTGCACATCCTGGCTCGTTTGGAAGTATGTGTATAAGATGTGGGCAGAAGTTGGATGGGGAATCTGGTGTGACATTTGGGTACATACATAAG GGACTGAGACTTCATGATGAGGAAATTTCTAGATTACGCAATACAGACATGAAGAGTTTGGTGTGTCGGAGAAAACTCTACTTTGTTCTAGACCTAGATCACACTCTGCTAAATTCCACTCACCTTTCTCATTTGAGTCCAGAAGAGTCACATTTGCTTAATCAGACAGATTCTCTTGAAG ATGTCTCTAAAGGTAGCCTCTTCAAATTGGAGCACATGCATATGATGACCAAGTTACGGCCCTTTGTCCGATCATTTCTGAAAGAAGCAAGTGAAATGTTTGAGATGTACATATATACCATGGGTGATAGGCCATATGCATTGGAGATGGCTAAGCTACTTGATCCTCGAGGAGAATACTTCAATGCGAAGGTTATTTCTCGTGATGATGGTACACAGAAGCATCAGAAGGGTCTTGATGTTGTGCTAGGGCAAGAAAGTGCGGTCTTAATTCTTGATGATACAGAACAC GCATGGATGAAGCATAAAGATAATCTTATACTGATGGAAAGATACCATTTTTTTGCTTCGAGTTGTCGGCAGTTTGGTTTCAATTGCAAATCCCTTGCTGAACTGggaaatgatgaagatgaaactGATGGAGCACTTGCAAAAATTCTCAAAGTGCTCAAAAAAGTACATTGCACATTCTTTGAT AAACATCAAGAAGATCTTGTTGACCGAGATGTGAGGCAG GTTTTGTCATCGGTTCGAAGTGAAGTCTTGGGTGGATGTGTGATCGTTTTCAGCCGTATTTTTCATGGTGCGTTACCATCTCTGCGGAAGATGGCAGAGCAGATGGGAGCTACTTGTTTGACAGAAGTTGACCCATCTGTGACACACATAGTTGCTACTGACGTTGGTACTGAGAAGTCCCGATGGGCAGTGAAAGAAAACAAGTTCTTGGTTCATCCCCGATGGATAGAGGCTGCAAATTTTTTTTGGGAAAAGCAGCCTGAGGAGAACTTCATTATCAAGATAAAGCAGTAG
- the LOC108323719 gene encoding RNA polymerase II C-terminal domain phosphatase-like 4 isoform X2: MSAVADSPVHSSSSDDFAAFLDTELGASSPDSSPVKEAENEDDLESVRIKRRKIESIEETEGSTSEGIIKQNLEASVDVDVCAHPGSFGSMCIRCGQKLDGESGVTFGYIHKGLRLHDEEISRLRNTDMKSLVCRRKLYFVLDLDHTLLNSTHLSHLSPEESHLLNQTDSLEDVSKGSLFKLEHMHMMTKLRPFVRSFLKEASEMFEMYIYTMGDRPYALEMAKLLDPRGEYFNAKVISRDDGTQKHQKGLDVVLGQESAVLILDDTEHAWMKHKDNLILMERYHFFASSCRQFGFNCKSLAELGNDEDETDGALAKILKVLKKVHCTFFDKHQEDLVDRDVRQVLSSVRSEVLGGCVIVFSRIFHGALPSLRKMAEQMGATCLTEVDPSVTHIVATDVGTEKSRWAVKENKFLVHPRWIEAANFFWEKQPEENFIIKIKQ, from the exons ATGAGTGCTGTTGCCGATTCTCCTGTGCATTCATCCAGCAGTGATGACTTTGCTGCATTTCTTGATACCGAACTTGGTGCAAGTTCGCCTGATTCCTCACCAGTTAAAGAGGCTGAAAACGAAGATGACCTTGAGAGTGTCAG AATTAAAAGACGcaaaattgaaagcattgaggaAACTGAGGGGTCTACTTCAGAAGGAATCATCAAACAGAATTTAG AGGCATCTGTCGATGTAGATGTATGTGCACATCCTGGCTCGTTTGGAAGTATGTGTATAAGATGTGGGCAGAAGTTGGATGGGGAATCTGGTGTGACATTTGGGTACATACATAAG GGACTGAGACTTCATGATGAGGAAATTTCTAGATTACGCAATACAGACATGAAGAGTTTGGTGTGTCGGAGAAAACTCTACTTTGTTCTAGACCTAGATCACACTCTGCTAAATTCCACTCACCTTTCTCATTTGAGTCCAGAAGAGTCACATTTGCTTAATCAGACAGATTCTCTTGAAG ATGTCTCTAAAGGTAGCCTCTTCAAATTGGAGCACATGCATATGATGACCAAGTTACGGCCCTTTGTCCGATCATTTCTGAAAGAAGCAAGTGAAATGTTTGAGATGTACATATATACCATGGGTGATAGGCCATATGCATTGGAGATGGCTAAGCTACTTGATCCTCGAGGAGAATACTTCAATGCGAAGGTTATTTCTCGTGATGATGGTACACAGAAGCATCAGAAGGGTCTTGATGTTGTGCTAGGGCAAGAAAGTGCGGTCTTAATTCTTGATGATACAGAACAC GCATGGATGAAGCATAAAGATAATCTTATACTGATGGAAAGATACCATTTTTTTGCTTCGAGTTGTCGGCAGTTTGGTTTCAATTGCAAATCCCTTGCTGAACTGggaaatgatgaagatgaaactGATGGAGCACTTGCAAAAATTCTCAAAGTGCTCAAAAAAGTACATTGCACATTCTTTGAT AAACATCAAGAAGATCTTGTTGACCGAGATGTGAGGCAG GTTTTGTCATCGGTTCGAAGTGAAGTCTTGGGTGGATGTGTGATCGTTTTCAGCCGTATTTTTCATGGTGCGTTACCATCTCTGCGGAAGATGGCAGAGCAGATGGGAGCTACTTGTTTGACAGAAGTTGACCCATCTGTGACACACATAGTTGCTACTGACGTTGGTACTGAGAAGTCCCGATGGGCAGTGAAAGAAAACAAGTTCTTGGTTCATCCCCGATGGATAGAGGCTGCAAATTTTTTTTGGGAAAAGCAGCCTGAGGAGAACTTCATTATCAAGATAAAGCAGTAG
- the LOC108323719 gene encoding RNA polymerase II C-terminal domain phosphatase-like 4 isoform X3, which yields MSAVADSPVHSSSSDDFAAFLDTELGASSPDSSPVKEAENEDDLESVSRIKRRKIESIEETEGSTSEGIIKQNLEASVDVDVCAHPGSFGSMCIRCGQKLDGESGVTFGYIHKGLRLHDEEISRLRNTDMKSLVCRRKLYFVLDLDHTLLNSTHLSHLSPEESHLLNQTDSLEDVSKGSLFKLEHMHMMTKLRPFVRSFLKEASEMFEMYIYTMGDRPYALEMAKLLDPRGEYFNAKVISRDDGTQKHQKGLDVVLGQESAVLILDDTEHAWMKHKDNLILMERYHFFASSCRQFGFNCKSLAELGNDEDETDGALAKILKVLKKVHCTFFDKHQEDLVDRDVRFCHRFEVKSWVDV from the exons ATGAGTGCTGTTGCCGATTCTCCTGTGCATTCATCCAGCAGTGATGACTTTGCTGCATTTCTTGATACCGAACTTGGTGCAAGTTCGCCTGATTCCTCACCAGTTAAAGAGGCTGAAAACGAAGATGACCTTGAGAGTGTCAG cAGAATTAAAAGACGcaaaattgaaagcattgaggaAACTGAGGGGTCTACTTCAGAAGGAATCATCAAACAGAATTTAG AGGCATCTGTCGATGTAGATGTATGTGCACATCCTGGCTCGTTTGGAAGTATGTGTATAAGATGTGGGCAGAAGTTGGATGGGGAATCTGGTGTGACATTTGGGTACATACATAAG GGACTGAGACTTCATGATGAGGAAATTTCTAGATTACGCAATACAGACATGAAGAGTTTGGTGTGTCGGAGAAAACTCTACTTTGTTCTAGACCTAGATCACACTCTGCTAAATTCCACTCACCTTTCTCATTTGAGTCCAGAAGAGTCACATTTGCTTAATCAGACAGATTCTCTTGAAG ATGTCTCTAAAGGTAGCCTCTTCAAATTGGAGCACATGCATATGATGACCAAGTTACGGCCCTTTGTCCGATCATTTCTGAAAGAAGCAAGTGAAATGTTTGAGATGTACATATATACCATGGGTGATAGGCCATATGCATTGGAGATGGCTAAGCTACTTGATCCTCGAGGAGAATACTTCAATGCGAAGGTTATTTCTCGTGATGATGGTACACAGAAGCATCAGAAGGGTCTTGATGTTGTGCTAGGGCAAGAAAGTGCGGTCTTAATTCTTGATGATACAGAACAC GCATGGATGAAGCATAAAGATAATCTTATACTGATGGAAAGATACCATTTTTTTGCTTCGAGTTGTCGGCAGTTTGGTTTCAATTGCAAATCCCTTGCTGAACTGggaaatgatgaagatgaaactGATGGAGCACTTGCAAAAATTCTCAAAGTGCTCAAAAAAGTACATTGCACATTCTTTGAT AAACATCAAGAAGATCTTGTTGACCGAGATGTGAG GTTTTGTCATCGGTTCGAAGTGAAGTCTTGGGTGGATGTGTGA